The following proteins are encoded in a genomic region of Dokdonia donghaensis DSW-1:
- a CDS encoding HPF/RaiA family ribosome-associated protein — MKVTVEAPKFDADVKLTNFIKKKVGKLEHFYDKIIHTDVYLKLEPNERPNNKIVELLVSVPGDEFIVKKMAKSFEEATDVCVQSMERILLKRKEKIRSRVM; from the coding sequence ATGAAAGTAACTGTAGAAGCTCCAAAGTTTGATGCAGATGTCAAACTCACAAATTTTATAAAGAAGAAAGTCGGAAAATTGGAACATTTTTATGATAAGATTATTCATACCGATGTTTATCTAAAACTAGAGCCTAACGAAAGGCCAAATAATAAAATTGTAGAATTATTAGTAAGTGTGCCTGGCGATGAATTTATAGTTAAAAAGATGGCAAAATCTTTCGAAGAGGCTACAGATGTGTGTGTTCAGTCTATGGAAAGAATACTTTTAAAACGTAAAGAAAAAATAAGATCACGTGTGATGTAA
- a CDS encoding tyrosine-type recombinase/integrase, which produces MSLKPFLEYLNLEKNYSKHTVLAYEKDVTSFFVFLENNYGERDPVKVAYAQIRAWIISLVDAGMSSQSVNRKVSSLKSYYKFLLKTGDILVSPLVKHKSLKVSKRVQIPFSEKEVVVVLKELRESQDFISLRDLLIVELLYGTGMRRAELIDLTIGSVDFSQKILKVKGKRDKERFIPLLPGVITTLKRYMVERVQVAQSGNNEPLLVTLKGLKVYSTLVYRVINRYFSEASDKFKTSPHILRHSFATHLLNQGADLNVVKELLGHASLASTQVYTHNSIKALKDVYSKAHPRTKK; this is translated from the coding sequence ATGTCACTTAAACCATTCTTAGAATATCTCAATCTTGAGAAAAATTATAGTAAGCATACGGTGCTTGCTTATGAGAAGGATGTTACAAGTTTTTTTGTCTTCTTAGAAAACAATTATGGAGAAAGGGATCCAGTTAAGGTAGCTTATGCTCAGATAAGAGCCTGGATTATATCGCTGGTTGATGCGGGAATGTCTAGTCAAAGTGTAAATAGAAAGGTGTCTTCTCTTAAGTCATATTATAAGTTTTTACTTAAAACGGGGGATATTTTAGTATCGCCGCTCGTAAAACATAAATCTCTTAAGGTTTCAAAACGAGTACAAATTCCATTTTCCGAAAAAGAAGTAGTTGTTGTACTTAAGGAATTAAGAGAATCTCAAGACTTTATTTCACTACGCGATCTTCTTATAGTAGAATTGTTATATGGTACTGGGATGAGGAGGGCAGAGCTTATTGATCTAACTATAGGCAGTGTAGACTTTTCTCAAAAAATACTTAAAGTAAAAGGTAAAAGAGATAAAGAACGTTTTATACCATTGCTACCGGGAGTAATAACAACCCTAAAGAGATATATGGTTGAGCGAGTGCAGGTGGCTCAGTCTGGTAATAATGAACCTTTACTTGTTACTTTAAAAGGGTTAAAAGTGTATAGCACCCTTGTTTACAGAGTTATAAATCGTTACTTTAGTGAGGCTTCAGATAAGTTTAAGACGAGCCCGCATATATTAAGACATTCTTTTGCGACTCACCTTCTCAATCAAGGAGCAGATTTAAACGTTGTAAAAGAGCTTTTGGGTCACGCGAGTCTAGCCTCTACACAGGTTTATACACATAATAGTATAAAGGCTCTTAAAGATGTATACTCAAAAGCCCATCCTCGCACTAAAAAATAG
- the rpsU gene encoding 30S ribosomal protein S21 produces MLIIPVKDGENIDRALKRFKRKFDRTKTMRNLRERKQFTKPSVVRRREIQKASYIQGMRDAENI; encoded by the coding sequence ATGTTAATTATACCAGTAAAAGACGGAGAAAATATAGATAGAGCGCTTAAACGTTTTAAGCGTAAATTTGATCGCACAAAGACTATGCGTAATCTTAGAGAGCGCAAGCAGTTTACAAAGCCTTCTGTAGTAAGAAGACGTGAGATTCAAAAAGCATCATACATTCAAGGAATGAGAGATGCAGAGAATATCTAA
- a CDS encoding acyl-CoA dehydrogenase family protein, with product MTDMYFTEEHNLFRESLKDFLQKEVVPHIDKWEETGQIERFIWKKFGDMGFFGIAYPEEYGGMNLDFFYTVILLEELQKINSGGFAAAIWAHAYLAMTHLNAEGDTRIKSEYLAPSIAGDKIGCLCITEPFGGSDVAGMRTTAVKEGDHYIINGSKTFITNGVYSDYLVVAAKTAPELGGKGMSIFLLDRDMPGINATKLDKLGWRASDTGEISFDNVKVPAENLMGEENAGFGYIMQHFASERLIMGVNAHARAEYAIEYALGYMKERTAFGVTIDKFQALRHKLAERTAEVEMSKAFNYTVAHRLGNGEYVVKEATMSKLTATKIADEVIYDCLQMLGGYGYMEEYPLARMLRDSRLGPIGGGTSEILREIIAKMVIDKKTYKPKTEEISKK from the coding sequence ATGACAGATATGTATTTTACAGAGGAACATAACCTCTTTCGCGAAAGCTTAAAAGATTTTCTTCAAAAAGAAGTAGTCCCACATATTGACAAATGGGAAGAAACTGGACAGATAGAACGTTTTATCTGGAAGAAATTTGGAGATATGGGATTCTTCGGGATTGCTTATCCAGAGGAGTACGGAGGGATGAACCTTGATTTCTTTTATACTGTAATACTACTAGAGGAGTTACAGAAGATTAATAGTGGAGGATTTGCAGCTGCTATATGGGCGCACGCTTATCTAGCGATGACGCACCTCAATGCAGAGGGAGATACGAGAATAAAGTCTGAATATCTTGCGCCTAGTATCGCTGGTGATAAAATAGGGTGTCTGTGTATTACAGAACCTTTTGGGGGGAGTGATGTTGCGGGTATGCGCACAACAGCTGTAAAAGAAGGTGATCACTATATTATTAATGGCTCAAAAACCTTTATTACAAACGGTGTTTACTCAGACTATCTAGTGGTTGCTGCAAAGACGGCACCAGAGCTAGGAGGTAAGGGTATGAGTATATTCCTTTTAGATAGAGATATGCCTGGTATTAATGCAACAAAACTTGATAAACTAGGTTGGAGAGCATCAGATACTGGTGAGATTTCTTTTGATAATGTAAAAGTTCCTGCCGAAAATTTAATGGGGGAGGAAAATGCTGGTTTTGGGTACATAATGCAACACTTTGCATCAGAACGTTTAATTATGGGTGTTAATGCTCACGCTAGAGCCGAGTATGCTATAGAGTATGCGTTAGGTTATATGAAAGAGCGTACCGCTTTTGGAGTTACAATCGATAAGTTTCAGGCATTACGTCACAAGCTAGCAGAACGTACAGCAGAGGTGGAGATGTCTAAAGCTTTTAATTATACAGTGGCTCATCGTCTAGGTAATGGCGAGTATGTGGTAAAAGAAGCGACTATGTCTAAGCTTACAGCAACAAAAATTGCAGATGAGGTAATTTATGATTGTTTACAGATGTTAGGAGGTTACGGTTATATGGAAGAATACCCGCTAGCTCGTATGTTACGTGATAGTCGCCTAGGCCCTATAGGTGGAGGAACATCTGAAATCTTACGAGAAATCATTGCAAAAATGGTTATCGATAAGAAGACTTACAAGCCTAAAACTGAAGAAATTTCAAAAAAATAA
- a CDS encoding helix-hairpin-helix domain-containing protein: protein MKLFKSHFVYDRRKRNGILFFAILCLACLGVIAVSKSLKDSPAAQPQEDARVLAFQKEIDSLKAIELERRKPKIYPFNPTLLTDYNGYKLGMSTEQIDRVVRFRESGKWFNSTAEFQQVSKVSDSLLAQISPYFKWPKWLLEQRKTPQKKNNYKKKWKTAEEKGMLNSITYEDLLAIEGVDENAATAIIRHRDKVGGYQVDFQIYSVYGVDKSIKRLVLNHYTVKNKPEIRFVNVNTATASDLSTVPLLNFDLAKEIVDYRTLREGISSLEELKDLEGMTDFKYDIIALYLQIN from the coding sequence ATGAAACTATTTAAATCCCATTTTGTTTACGACAGACGTAAGCGAAATGGGATTTTGTTTTTTGCCATACTTTGTCTTGCGTGTCTAGGTGTTATTGCGGTTAGTAAAAGTCTTAAAGATTCACCCGCTGCGCAACCGCAAGAAGATGCTCGTGTCCTCGCTTTTCAAAAAGAAATAGACTCGCTTAAAGCAATTGAGCTAGAAAGAAGAAAGCCTAAAATTTATCCTTTTAACCCTACATTACTCACAGATTATAATGGGTATAAACTCGGGATGAGTACAGAACAGATAGATAGGGTAGTACGCTTTCGCGAAAGCGGAAAATGGTTTAACTCCACAGCAGAGTTTCAGCAAGTCTCAAAAGTATCAGACTCACTACTGGCACAAATATCTCCCTATTTTAAATGGCCAAAATGGTTGCTGGAGCAACGTAAAACTCCACAAAAGAAAAACAATTATAAGAAGAAGTGGAAAACGGCCGAAGAGAAAGGAATGCTCAATAGCATAACTTATGAAGATCTACTCGCAATAGAGGGTGTAGATGAAAATGCTGCTACTGCTATTATACGACACCGTGATAAGGTGGGAGGTTATCAAGTAGATTTTCAGATTTACAGTGTCTATGGTGTAGATAAATCTATAAAGAGACTTGTGCTTAATCATTATACGGTAAAAAACAAACCGGAAATACGTTTTGTAAACGTAAATACCGCGACAGCATCAGACCTTTCTACCGTTCCATTGCTTAATTTTGATTTGGCAAAAGAAATAGTAGACTATCGTACGCTTAGAGAGGGAATTAGCTCACTAGAAGAATTGAAAGATTTGGAGGGTATGACAGACTTCAAATATGACATAATAGCGTTATATTTACAAATAAATTAA
- a CDS encoding alanine/glycine:cation symporter family protein, which yields MKKYLLFILSAFIPLISFAQNNQEVGIDQKIDQAFQPVSDFFSAIVFFEVAGTPFVLILLVASAAFFTIYFGFPNIRYFWRAIQTVRGKYEDIEKHGATELYGEDGIAQGQDLTKVDIEDHIEKIDDNLAVDGDIVDTIRDESSDGEVSHFQALATAVSGTVGNGNIAGVALAIALGGPGATFWMIVCGLLGMSTKFVECTLGVQYRDVGEDGTVYGGPMYYLTKGLKARGFATLGKVAAVIFAIFCIGGSFGGGNAAQSNQATIVLKEMFNMTSAASGFIVGIVLAIIVGIIIIGGIKRIAQVTEKVVPFMAVMYVLACLYIIFSNFSLIDDAVALIVQEAFTPTAIGVGGFIGVLLVGFKRAAFSNEAGAGSASIAHSAVRTKYSASEGLVALLEPFIDTVLICSMTALVIIIFNFGGFFEYGGDGTGAVLIGGESFEGAGITSKAFAEYIPYSNVFLTIAVVLFAVSTMISWSYYGLQSWKFLFGRGKVADLVYKILFLTFVVVGASASMNSIWAFSDAMIFAMVFPNMVGLFFLFPVVKKQLKRYLDAIRLKEQAID from the coding sequence ATGAAGAAATATCTTCTATTCATTTTATCAGCATTTATTCCATTAATTTCATTTGCACAAAACAACCAAGAAGTAGGAATTGATCAAAAAATTGATCAAGCATTCCAGCCTGTTTCAGATTTCTTTTCTGCTATCGTATTTTTTGAAGTAGCAGGTACTCCATTTGTACTTATATTACTTGTAGCAAGTGCTGCATTTTTTACAATTTACTTTGGTTTTCCAAACATTAGATATTTCTGGAGAGCTATCCAGACGGTACGTGGTAAATATGAAGATATTGAAAAACACGGGGCTACAGAGCTTTATGGAGAAGATGGTATCGCTCAAGGGCAAGATCTTACTAAAGTAGACATTGAAGATCATATTGAAAAAATAGATGACAACCTCGCTGTAGATGGTGACATTGTAGACACAATACGTGATGAAAGTTCAGATGGTGAAGTTTCTCACTTTCAAGCACTGGCAACAGCAGTTTCTGGTACCGTAGGTAATGGTAACATTGCGGGGGTTGCGCTAGCAATCGCATTAGGAGGACCAGGTGCAACATTCTGGATGATAGTTTGTGGTTTATTAGGGATGTCTACAAAATTTGTAGAGTGTACTCTAGGAGTACAATACAGAGATGTAGGTGAAGATGGTACCGTATACGGAGGGCCTATGTATTACCTTACTAAGGGGCTTAAAGCAAGAGGATTTGCAACACTAGGTAAAGTAGCAGCTGTAATTTTTGCAATCTTCTGTATAGGTGGATCTTTTGGTGGAGGTAACGCTGCACAATCTAACCAGGCAACCATTGTACTTAAAGAAATGTTTAATATGACAAGTGCAGCCTCTGGTTTTATAGTAGGTATTGTTCTTGCAATTATAGTAGGTATTATCATTATAGGTGGTATAAAACGTATTGCTCAGGTAACTGAGAAGGTGGTACCATTTATGGCAGTTATGTATGTTCTTGCTTGTTTATATATCATCTTTAGTAATTTTAGTCTTATAGATGATGCTGTAGCACTTATAGTGCAAGAAGCTTTTACTCCTACAGCAATTGGAGTAGGAGGTTTTATAGGAGTTCTACTAGTTGGATTTAAAAGAGCTGCCTTTTCAAATGAGGCTGGTGCAGGTTCTGCATCTATTGCGCACTCTGCAGTACGCACAAAATATTCTGCAAGTGAGGGGTTAGTTGCATTATTAGAGCCTTTTATTGATACAGTACTTATCTGTTCTATGACAGCCTTAGTAATCATAATCTTCAATTTCGGAGGATTCTTTGAGTATGGAGGAGACGGTACAGGAGCAGTATTAATAGGTGGGGAATCTTTTGAGGGAGCAGGTATTACATCAAAGGCATTTGCAGAGTACATTCCTTACTCTAACGTGTTCTTAACGATAGCAGTTGTACTATTTGCAGTATCAACTATGATCTCTTGGTCTTACTACGGGTTACAGTCTTGGAAATTCCTTTTCGGGCGTGGTAAAGTAGCAGATCTTGTATATAAAATATTATTCTTAACCTTTGTAGTGGTAGGAGCTTCTGCAAGTATGAATTCAATCTGGGCATTCTCAGACGCAATGATATTTGCAATGGTATTCCCTAATATGGTAGGTCTTTTCTTCTTATTCCCAGTAGTGAAAAAGCAGCTTAAAAGATACCTTGATGCTATAAGGCTTAAGGAGCAAGCTATAGACTAA
- a CDS encoding potassium channel family protein, with protein sequence MRLFSLFKHKIYLAVILLVITLTIGVLGYKFIADYSWVDAMYMTVITITTVGFGEVVPLTPEAKIFTIILILLSVVIVGFAITVISEYILSRSSYNDLIHRKVQQEIDKMNDHIIVCGYGRNGQEAVQKLMAYNKQFVVIEMDTDIIEKYESDKNIHFVNGNANEDEILEKAGIDRASALLCALPEDADNLFIVLSARQLNSTLKIISRATAETSQKKLKLAGADNVIMPDRIGGDHMASLVVVPDLIEFLDNLSVVGEEDSINVEEIGFSQVCLDGKEATIKEINLRYRTGCTIIGYRSPSGKYIVNPEADMRIEKESKLIVIGRPEQIKKLHATFGI encoded by the coding sequence ATGAGACTATTCTCTCTATTTAAACATAAGATTTATCTAGCCGTTATACTTCTTGTAATTACCTTAACTATAGGTGTATTAGGATATAAGTTTATTGCAGACTATAGCTGGGTAGACGCTATGTATATGACGGTTATAACCATTACCACGGTAGGTTTTGGAGAGGTGGTGCCACTCACTCCAGAGGCAAAGATTTTTACTATAATACTTATATTACTTAGTGTAGTAATTGTAGGTTTTGCTATTACCGTAATCTCTGAGTATATATTGAGCAGAAGTTCTTACAATGATTTAATACATAGAAAGGTGCAACAGGAAATAGATAAAATGAATGATCACATTATAGTATGTGGTTATGGTCGTAATGGTCAAGAAGCTGTTCAAAAATTAATGGCATACAACAAGCAGTTTGTTGTGATTGAAATGGACACAGATATTATTGAAAAATATGAATCTGATAAGAATATTCATTTTGTAAATGGTAATGCAAATGAAGATGAAATTCTTGAAAAAGCAGGTATAGACCGTGCATCTGCATTATTATGTGCATTGCCTGAAGATGCAGATAATCTCTTTATTGTATTAAGTGCGAGGCAGCTTAATAGTACATTAAAAATTATAAGTAGAGCCACGGCAGAAACTTCACAAAAAAAACTCAAACTTGCTGGCGCAGATAATGTGATTATGCCAGATCGCATAGGTGGTGACCATATGGCATCACTGGTGGTTGTTCCAGATCTTATTGAATTTTTAGACAACTTATCTGTAGTGGGAGAGGAGGATAGTATAAATGTTGAGGAAATAGGTTTTAGTCAAGTATGTCTAGATGGTAAAGAAGCCACTATTAAAGAAATTAATTTACGGTACAGAACTGGGTGTACTATTATAGGATATAGATCTCCATCTGGTAAGTACATTGTTAACCCTGAGGCAGATATGAGGATAGAGAAAGAATCTAAACTCATCGTTATAGGAAGGCCTGAACAAATCAAAAAACTACACGCTACTTTCGGTATTTAG